Proteins found in one Candidatus Gorgyraea atricola genomic segment:
- a CDS encoding DUF456 family protein, whose translation MEILAIAILVISGLIGFAAIFFTTFGTLIILMGAILYSFLTDFLILDIRALIILLTLYLCGEVSEYLFIIIGSKKFGASNAAVIGAIVGGIVGAVVGAPLLGIGLLLGTFLGIFLGAFLVELIIQKDLVKSLKAGFGGVVGRVGSIVVKVIIAIIMFFVIVSRF comes from the coding sequence ATGGAGATCCTGGCTATTGCAATTTTAGTCATATCTGGCTTGATCGGTTTTGCAGCCATTTTTTTCACCACATTCGGAACGCTCATAATACTTATGGGCGCCATTCTTTATTCCTTCCTTACTGATTTTTTAATCCTGGATATAAGAGCACTTATAATACTTCTGACGCTCTATCTATGCGGCGAGGTATCGGAATATCTCTTTATAATAATTGGCAGCAAGAAATTTGGCGCTTCAAATGCTGCTGTTATTGGCGCTATTGTCGGAGGTATAGTGGGCGCAGTTGTAGGCGCTCCATTGTTAGGCATAGGGCTTTTGCTGGGCACATTCCTCGGGATCTTTCTCGGCGCATTTCTGGTAGAGCTGATCATACAAAAGGACCTCGTGAAGTCTCTTAAGGCCGGGTTTGGAGGCGTAGTAGGCAGGGTTGGTTCAATAGTGGTCAAGGTGATAATAGCCATAATCATGTTTTTTGTCATAGTCTCTAGATTTTAA
- a CDS encoding CNNM domain-containing protein → MLKLIILIIGILFASGLCSMVEAAILSLPLVKARILFDKKRKGSKDLLFIKENIHIAIATIVVLNNSVNIVGAIFVGRGALKIFGNEWLAVISAVLTFLIIVISEVIPKTIGEYYKVRVSLSTAKILRGTIWVLSPLIQTLIVATGMARKKSTVPKVTEEEIKAMLRLGRDAGTVEVDEEKLCNKVFKLNDMRAAHIMKPIDQIYALPGEEKLIEAKDSILNSQYSRIAVYNKDVSNIIGICQQRVLLREIAKDNYEARIKDFMSRPIFVNENEKADDLLTKFQAYHQHLFIVQDKEKLNIGIVSMEDVLEELFGEIYDEKDKVS, encoded by the coding sequence ATGTTGAAACTCATCATTTTAATTATAGGCATACTTTTTGCATCAGGTCTTTGCTCTATGGTAGAGGCAGCGATCTTGAGCCTGCCGCTTGTAAAGGCCAGGATCTTATTTGATAAAAAACGCAAGGGCTCGAAAGACCTTCTTTTTATAAAAGAGAATATCCATATTGCGATCGCGACCATTGTTGTATTGAATAATTCAGTGAACATCGTGGGCGCGATATTCGTGGGCCGTGGGGCATTAAAGATCTTTGGCAATGAGTGGCTTGCTGTAATCTCGGCAGTTCTTACATTTTTGATTATTGTCATATCAGAAGTCATACCCAAGACCATAGGCGAATATTATAAAGTCAGGGTCTCTCTTTCAACCGCAAAGATTCTAAGAGGTACTATCTGGGTCTTGAGCCCACTCATACAGACATTGATAGTGGCAACAGGTATGGCCAGAAAAAAATCAACAGTGCCTAAGGTAACTGAGGAAGAGATAAAGGCAATGCTTCGGCTTGGCAGGGACGCTGGCACAGTAGAGGTGGATGAGGAAAAGCTTTGCAATAAGGTGTTTAAGCTCAATGATATGAGGGCAGCACACATAATGAAGCCAATAGACCAGATCTATGCATTGCCTGGCGAGGAAAAACTTATAGAGGCAAAGGATTCCATACTTAATTCTCAATATAGCAGGATCGCTGTATATAACAAAGATGTATCGAATATAATAGGCATATGCCAGCAGAGGGTGCTCTTAAGAGAGATCGCAAAAGATAATTACGAAGCGCGGATAAAAGATTTTATGTCGCGCCCCATTTTTGTAAATGAAAATGAGAAGGCAGATGATCTCTTGACAAAGTTCCAGGCTTATCACCAACATCTTTTTATTGTGCAGGATAAGGAGAAGCTCAACATCGGCATTGTCTCCATGGAAGATGTATTGGAAGAACTCTTTGGCGAGATCTACGATGAGAAGGATAAGGTAAGTTAA